From a region of the Geothrix sp. 21YS21S-2 genome:
- a CDS encoding IS701 family transposase, protein MVETAESRARFDAYAGLLAKAAGHADRREPMALYCQGLILPGDRKSVEPMAARLDPVHVQARHQSLHHLVAQAGWSDDAVLRVARDYAREAMEIQGPIEAWIVDDTGFPKKGTHSVGVAHQYCGPFGKTSNCQCAVSLSMASRWSSVPVAFRLYLPEAWAKDMERRAEAGVPEAVVFQPKWQIALALIDGQRTDKEPDLPVLADAGYGDIFGFREGLTERHLVYAVGVSKTTTVWANGNGPLPPRKPGGKGHPAKRLRRDDEHQPETVKALAEALPKAAWAKVPWGEGTRGIMESRFAALRVRPAHRDNTRAEMHPEEWLLIEWPESEQEPTKYWFSTLPEATPLRQLVRVTKLRWRIERDYQEMKDELGLDHYEGRGWRGFHHHLSLCAATYAFIVAERSRLSPPTIQSIFGFIHAPPQPAPLPRGHRALPP, encoded by the coding sequence ATGGTTGAGACTGCCGAAAGCCGTGCGCGTTTCGATGCCTACGCCGGATTACTGGCGAAGGCGGCCGGCCATGCCGATCGCCGTGAGCCAATGGCGCTCTATTGCCAGGGTTTGATCCTGCCCGGGGATCGAAAAAGCGTTGAGCCGATGGCAGCGCGGTTGGACCCGGTGCACGTCCAGGCCCGGCACCAATCCTTGCACCACCTGGTGGCTCAAGCGGGTTGGAGTGATGACGCGGTTCTCCGGGTGGCCCGGGACTATGCTCGCGAAGCCATGGAGATCCAGGGGCCGATTGAAGCCTGGATTGTCGATGACACAGGTTTCCCCAAAAAGGGGACGCACTCGGTTGGCGTGGCCCATCAGTATTGCGGGCCATTCGGAAAGACCTCCAATTGCCAATGCGCCGTGAGCTTGTCCATGGCCTCCCGCTGGAGCAGTGTGCCCGTGGCGTTCCGGTTGTATCTTCCGGAGGCCTGGGCCAAGGACATGGAACGCCGTGCCGAGGCCGGTGTTCCCGAGGCGGTTGTCTTTCAGCCCAAATGGCAAATTGCGCTCGCCCTCATTGATGGTCAGCGCACGGACAAGGAACCTGACCTGCCCGTGCTGGCTGATGCGGGCTACGGCGACATTTTCGGTTTCAGGGAAGGGTTGACGGAACGGCACCTCGTCTACGCAGTGGGGGTCAGCAAAACCACGACCGTCTGGGCGAACGGCAATGGGCCGCTGCCCCCCAGAAAACCCGGCGGAAAGGGACATCCGGCCAAGAGACTGAGGAGGGATGATGAGCATCAGCCCGAGACGGTCAAAGCCCTGGCGGAGGCCCTGCCCAAGGCCGCCTGGGCGAAGGTGCCGTGGGGAGAGGGAACCCGGGGCATCATGGAATCCCGGTTCGCGGCGCTGCGCGTTCGTCCCGCTCATCGAGACAACACTCGAGCGGAAATGCACCCGGAGGAGTGGTTGTTGATTGAGTGGCCCGAATCCGAGCAGGAGCCCACCAAGTATTGGTTTTCGACCCTGCCAGAGGCCACGCCACTCCGGCAATTGGTCCGGGTCACGAAACTGCGCTGGCGGATCGAGCGGGACTACCAGGAGATGAAAGACGAACTCGGCCTGGACCACTATGAGGGCCGTGGATGGCGGGGATTCCACCATCACTTGAGTCTATGCGCCGCCACGTATGCCTTCATTGTGGCGGAACGAAGCCGCCTTTCCCCCCCTACGATCCAATCCATCTTTGGCTTCATTCACGCACCACCCCAGCCCGCCCCCCTTCCCAGAGGACACCGCGCCCTTCCGCCCTGA
- the murD gene encoding UDP-N-acetylmuramoyl-L-alanine--D-glutamate ligase, with protein sequence MGRVVVVGAGRSGMGAAEHLAKAGRDVVVTEGRPGPDAAAAARLSAQGIPAVWGSHPLTLLDDCEEVVLSPGVSPAIPFAAEAARRGIPVIGELELAHRALRARGDGSMILAVTGTNGKSTTTDLTAHLLRQAGLPSRACGNLGTPLVEALEGAEEGTRFALECSSYQLETVRDFHAEAAAALNLTPDHLARHGTMEAYRAAKVRIFSHQTPLDLRLTPLADPAFEALAPGRGQAARFGWEAPEGPGAWCDEHGTLWLIDDHGEHPLVHRTRLLIPGDHNVENALAASVLAGHGGADLDAIREGLRTYPGLAHRIALCGEHCGIKAYNDSKGTNVDATLIAVRALPGPLVLLLGGQDKGTSYAPLREALAGKLSSLVFLGEAIPQLERDLGDLPHIAVQPFDDAVAAALGLAREGDQVLLSPACASFDQFRNFEERGEHFEALIRDWARG encoded by the coding sequence ATGGGAAGGGTCGTGGTGGTGGGCGCGGGACGTTCGGGGATGGGGGCGGCTGAGCACCTGGCGAAGGCGGGCAGGGACGTCGTGGTGACCGAAGGGAGGCCCGGGCCCGACGCGGCCGCGGCCGCGAGGCTGTCGGCCCAGGGGATTCCCGCCGTCTGGGGCTCCCATCCCCTGACGCTGCTGGACGACTGCGAGGAGGTGGTGCTGAGCCCGGGGGTCAGCCCGGCCATCCCCTTCGCCGCCGAGGCCGCCCGGCGCGGGATCCCGGTCATCGGCGAGCTGGAACTGGCCCACCGGGCCCTGCGGGCCCGCGGCGACGGTTCCATGATCCTGGCCGTCACCGGCACCAACGGCAAGAGCACCACCACCGACCTCACGGCCCACCTCCTGCGGCAGGCCGGCCTCCCCTCCCGGGCCTGCGGCAACCTGGGCACGCCCCTGGTGGAGGCGCTGGAGGGCGCCGAGGAGGGCACCCGCTTCGCCCTGGAGTGCTCCAGCTACCAGCTGGAGACCGTCCGGGACTTCCACGCCGAGGCCGCCGCCGCCCTCAACCTGACCCCGGACCACCTGGCGCGCCACGGCACCATGGAGGCCTACCGCGCGGCCAAGGTGCGGATCTTCTCCCACCAGACCCCCCTGGACCTGCGCCTGACGCCCCTGGCCGACCCGGCCTTCGAGGCGCTGGCCCCGGGCCGGGGGCAGGCCGCGCGGTTCGGCTGGGAGGCCCCGGAAGGCCCCGGCGCCTGGTGCGACGAGCACGGCACCCTCTGGCTCATCGACGACCACGGCGAGCACCCCCTGGTGCACCGGACGCGCCTGCTGATCCCCGGCGACCACAACGTGGAGAACGCCCTGGCCGCGTCGGTGCTGGCGGGCCACGGCGGCGCGGACCTGGACGCCATCCGGGAGGGGCTGCGCACCTACCCCGGCCTCGCCCACCGCATCGCCCTCTGCGGGGAGCACTGCGGCATCAAGGCCTACAACGACTCCAAGGGCACCAACGTGGACGCCACCCTCATCGCCGTGCGGGCGCTGCCGGGGCCCCTCGTGCTCCTCCTGGGGGGCCAGGACAAGGGGACCAGCTACGCCCCCCTGCGCGAGGCGCTCGCGGGCAAGCTGAGCAGCCTCGTCTTCCTGGGCGAGGCCATCCCCCAGCTGGAGCGGGACCTGGGGGACCTCCCCCACATCGCCGTCCAGCCCTTCGACGACGCCGTGGCCGCGGCCCTGGGCCTGGCCCGGGAGGGCGACCAGGTGCTCCTGAGCCCCGCCTGCGCGAGCTTCGACCAGTTCCGGAACTTCGAGGAGCGGGGCGAGCACTTCGAGGCCCTCATCCGGGACTGGGCCCGGGGCTAG
- a CDS encoding L,D-transpeptidase family protein yields MDPLAAIRYLSLAGPGPHPGRILVVDAGRQRLALLEDGRVLAEYPVSTASAGIGGEEGSFRTPPGWHRIHARIGAGAPAGTVFKGRVPTGELWEGEPREEDLILGRILTLDGLEPGVNAGPGVDSLDRYIYIHGTNQPGLLGTPASHGCVRMACRDVLDLFDRVREGDRVMIAQGPMGRLHFTGAGGSGMSALAQFAVREGAVSGSDRGFDQGRNPGGRALLEKAGVRVVPQDGSGVPGAAAVVYSTAVEDDVPDIREARRLGIPLLHRSELLAHYVGEGRTLAFTGTSGKSTSVAMAFEILRGAGRDPSVITGGDLRALQAEGLWGNAWAGGSDLLVIEADESDGSLVRYSPAVGVVLNLQKDHKAMEEVAEMFRTFRDRTREAFCVGDAPNLAEFAPGALVFGAGPLAELRCEDVEEGPDGCAFTVRGLRFRLPVPGVHNVENAMAAIAGCLSLGVPLEAMAEPLAGFLGVARRFQSLGSARGVEVVDDFGHNPAKIGASLRTARNRAGRVLAVFQPHGFGPLRFLRREFVQAFAAGLRPGDCLWMLDVFYAGGTVNRDISSAEVVAEISAQGARAFHAPSREWLVETLAATARPGDLVLVMGARDPSLTDLAKAILARL; encoded by the coding sequence ATGGACCCCCTCGCCGCGATCCGGTACCTCTCCCTGGCGGGCCCCGGCCCGCACCCCGGGCGGATCCTCGTGGTCGACGCCGGCCGCCAGCGCCTCGCGCTCCTGGAGGACGGGCGGGTGCTCGCCGAGTACCCCGTCTCCACCGCCTCGGCGGGGATCGGCGGCGAGGAGGGCTCCTTCCGCACCCCTCCGGGCTGGCACCGCATCCACGCCCGCATCGGGGCGGGGGCCCCGGCGGGGACCGTCTTCAAGGGGCGCGTCCCCACGGGCGAGCTCTGGGAGGGCGAACCCCGCGAGGAGGACCTCATCCTCGGCCGCATCCTCACCCTGGACGGCCTGGAGCCGGGGGTGAACGCCGGGCCCGGCGTGGATTCCCTGGACCGGTACATCTACATCCACGGCACCAACCAGCCCGGCCTCCTGGGGACGCCGGCCTCCCACGGCTGCGTGCGCATGGCCTGCCGGGACGTCCTGGACCTCTTCGACCGGGTGCGGGAGGGGGACCGCGTGATGATCGCGCAGGGGCCCATGGGCCGGCTCCACTTCACCGGGGCCGGCGGCAGCGGCATGAGCGCCCTCGCCCAGTTCGCCGTGCGCGAAGGGGCCGTGAGCGGCAGCGACCGCGGCTTCGACCAGGGGCGCAATCCCGGAGGCCGGGCCCTGCTGGAGAAGGCCGGGGTGCGCGTGGTCCCCCAGGACGGCTCCGGGGTCCCGGGCGCCGCGGCCGTGGTCTACTCCACCGCCGTGGAGGACGACGTGCCCGACATCCGGGAGGCGCGCCGCCTGGGGATCCCCCTCCTGCACCGGTCCGAGCTGCTGGCCCACTACGTCGGGGAAGGCCGGACCCTGGCCTTCACCGGCACCAGCGGCAAGTCCACGTCCGTGGCCATGGCCTTCGAGATCCTGCGCGGGGCGGGCCGGGATCCCTCGGTCATCACCGGCGGCGACCTGCGCGCCCTGCAGGCCGAGGGCCTCTGGGGCAACGCCTGGGCCGGGGGGTCGGACCTCCTGGTGATCGAGGCCGACGAGAGTGACGGTTCCCTGGTGCGCTACAGCCCCGCCGTGGGCGTCGTGCTGAACCTCCAGAAGGACCACAAGGCCATGGAGGAGGTGGCGGAGATGTTCCGCACCTTCCGCGACCGGACCCGCGAGGCCTTCTGCGTGGGGGACGCCCCGAACCTGGCGGAGTTCGCCCCCGGGGCCCTGGTCTTCGGCGCGGGCCCCCTGGCGGAGCTGCGGTGCGAGGACGTGGAGGAGGGCCCCGACGGCTGCGCCTTCACGGTGCGGGGCCTGCGGTTCCGCCTGCCCGTGCCCGGGGTCCACAACGTCGAGAACGCCATGGCCGCCATCGCCGGGTGCCTCTCCCTGGGCGTGCCGCTGGAGGCGATGGCGGAGCCCCTGGCGGGCTTCCTGGGCGTCGCCCGGCGCTTCCAGAGCCTGGGCTCGGCCCGGGGCGTGGAGGTGGTGGACGACTTCGGGCACAACCCCGCCAAGATCGGCGCCTCCCTGCGCACCGCCCGGAACCGCGCCGGGCGGGTGCTGGCCGTGTTCCAGCCCCACGGCTTCGGCCCCCTTCGCTTCCTTCGCCGGGAGTTCGTCCAGGCCTTCGCCGCCGGCCTCCGGCCCGGAGACTGCCTCTGGATGCTGGACGTCTTCTACGCCGGCGGCACCGTGAACCGGGACATCTCCTCCGCGGAAGTGGTGGCCGAGATCAGCGCGCAGGGTGCCCGGGCCTTCCACGCGCCTTCGAGGGAGTGGCTGGTGGAGACCCTCGCCGCCACGGCCCGGCCTGGCGACCTGGTGCTCGTCATGGGCGCAAGGGACCCCTCGCTCACGGACCTGGCCAAGGCCATCCTTGCGCGGCTCTAG
- a CDS encoding beta-ketoacyl-ACP synthase III, translating into MTRRFAIPVGITATGQHYPDRIVTNDELSQMVDTSNEWIMSRTGIRHRRWVEPGTGSSDLGVGALRMALERRGMRADELDAIICCTVTPDMFFPCTAALIQDKIGASNCFGFDMNAACSSFLFGMTTGASLIAGGTVKKVAVVGCDVMTSIMDPTDRNTAVLFGDGAGAVILEQVEEGYGLLDYEHKIAGFGAPFLCMKAGGSLRPATAETVANREHFIYQNGKEVYKNAVREMAEVSRLMLDRNQISPADLALFVPHQANLRIMDAAAKRLELPYERMANNIAEYANTTSATLPTALHQSLEAGKVKKGDLIVFAAFGAGFTWGGSLMRWAV; encoded by the coding sequence TTGACACGAAGGTTCGCCATCCCCGTAGGCATCACGGCGACGGGTCAGCACTACCCGGATCGCATCGTCACCAACGATGAGCTCTCCCAGATGGTCGACACCAGCAACGAGTGGATCATGTCCCGCACGGGCATCCGGCACCGCCGCTGGGTGGAGCCCGGCACCGGCTCGTCCGACCTCGGCGTGGGCGCGCTGCGCATGGCCCTGGAGCGCCGCGGCATGCGTGCCGACGAGCTGGACGCGATCATCTGCTGCACGGTGACGCCCGACATGTTCTTCCCGTGCACCGCCGCCCTAATCCAGGACAAGATCGGGGCCTCCAACTGCTTCGGGTTCGACATGAACGCGGCCTGCTCGAGCTTCCTGTTCGGCATGACCACCGGCGCCAGCCTCATCGCGGGCGGCACGGTGAAGAAGGTCGCCGTGGTGGGCTGCGACGTGATGACCTCGATCATGGACCCCACGGACCGCAACACCGCCGTGCTCTTCGGGGACGGCGCCGGGGCGGTCATCCTGGAGCAGGTCGAGGAGGGCTACGGCCTCCTGGACTACGAGCACAAGATCGCCGGCTTCGGCGCCCCCTTCCTCTGCATGAAGGCCGGCGGGTCCCTGCGCCCGGCCACCGCCGAGACCGTGGCCAACCGCGAGCACTTCATCTACCAGAACGGCAAGGAGGTCTACAAGAACGCCGTGCGCGAGATGGCCGAGGTGAGCCGCCTCATGCTGGACCGCAACCAGATCAGCCCCGCGGACCTGGCCCTGTTCGTGCCCCACCAGGCCAACCTGCGCATCATGGACGCCGCCGCCAAGCGCCTGGAGCTCCCCTACGAGCGCATGGCCAACAACATCGCCGAGTACGCCAACACGACCTCGGCCACCCTGCCCACCGCGCTGCACCAGTCCCTGGAAGCCGGAAAGGTCAAGAAGGGCGACCTGATCGTGTTCGCCGCCTTCGGCGCCGGGTTCACCTGGGGCGGTTCACTCATGCGCTGGGCCGTGTGA
- a CDS encoding PAS domain-containing sensor histidine kinase: protein MPPPNPPLTREPFPPSLLGAGLDLAPDAVLVAAPDGRIRYANASACAMLGYGAEEILALDLRALTADTTLDLDKTTAVETVLSGRDGARIHVEMTRARVSHQGAEVLFLYIRDITSRKAAEAALRKSEARFALAFNASPDAINITRLDDGTYIEVSTGFERLTGWKRDEVLGRTAVELDIWGDPADRQKMVALLKEKGEFDASLFTFRRKNGTFIKGLMSGRLVSLDGLPCLLTITRDVTLQEDAQKALGNLTDLIAAITANVPAFITLLDRDGRIRYLNKLAPGFSMADVIGMDFLDGMAGDAKTLGARALARILEGSGHEVFEGQGWGPNQELRWYRSIMGPMTEKGQVVGAVLIAMDETGRRLQEERLRESEDRFQALQSHTPDALFWFKAGDAGELLLEGMNPAAEALLGRQSQEVAGLPLEAFCPPRIAEFFISHNRECIAARRPVTFEEEVPGSAGARFLSTTLVPIGDDTGRIHRIVGSSRDITQERHMEEALRQSQKLESLGVLAGGIAHDFNNLLTAIMGNLNLAQLKLPEVSPALGHLEAVENTVLKASELTRQMLAYSGKGRFSVKPQDLDSVVNEMVHLLKVTVTKRASLNIHLAGNLPAIEGDAAQIQQVIMNLVTNASDALGDREGVIRVGTRSEDLDQARIRADFPAQALEPGPFVVLEVEDTGCGMSPGVLARIFDPFFTTKVKGRGLGLSAMLGILRGHKAGIRIRSREGAGSLFQIFFPASPRTAAPRPAAPAEHVGEFSGKLLLVDDEVIILDSIGLALETLGFEVIQARDGVEALERFEAEKPGLVLMDLTMPRMDGATAFARMQASRPEVPVILSSGYDRQALEGVKPAAFVQKPYRLKELKKLLAEVLGH from the coding sequence ATGCCTCCGCCCAACCCTCCCCTGACCCGGGAACCCTTCCCCCCCTCCCTTCTCGGAGCGGGCCTCGACCTTGCCCCGGACGCCGTGCTGGTCGCGGCCCCCGACGGCCGGATCCGCTACGCCAACGCCTCGGCCTGCGCGATGCTGGGGTACGGCGCGGAGGAGATCCTCGCCCTGGACCTTCGGGCCCTGACGGCGGACACGACCCTGGACCTCGACAAGACGACGGCCGTGGAAACGGTGCTTTCGGGCCGGGACGGCGCCCGGATCCACGTGGAGATGACGCGGGCCCGGGTCTCCCACCAGGGGGCCGAGGTCCTGTTCCTCTACATCCGCGACATCACGTCCCGCAAGGCCGCCGAGGCCGCCCTGCGCAAGAGCGAGGCCCGCTTCGCCCTGGCCTTCAACGCCAGCCCCGACGCGATCAACATCACGCGCCTCGACGACGGCACCTACATCGAAGTGAGCACGGGCTTCGAGCGCCTCACGGGGTGGAAGCGGGACGAAGTGCTGGGCCGGACCGCGGTGGAGCTCGACATCTGGGGCGACCCCGCCGATCGCCAGAAGATGGTGGCCCTGCTCAAGGAGAAGGGCGAGTTCGACGCCAGCCTGTTCACCTTCCGCCGCAAGAACGGAACCTTCATCAAGGGGCTCATGTCGGGCCGGCTGGTCTCCCTGGACGGCCTCCCCTGCCTCCTGACCATCACCCGGGACGTGACCCTCCAGGAGGACGCCCAGAAGGCCCTGGGCAACCTCACGGACCTCATCGCGGCCATCACCGCCAACGTTCCCGCCTTCATCACCCTCCTGGACCGGGACGGGCGCATCCGGTACCTCAACAAGCTCGCCCCCGGCTTCAGCATGGCCGACGTCATCGGCATGGATTTCCTGGACGGCATGGCCGGGGACGCCAAGACCCTGGGCGCCCGGGCCCTGGCGCGCATCCTGGAAGGATCCGGGCACGAGGTCTTCGAGGGCCAGGGTTGGGGGCCGAACCAGGAGCTCCGCTGGTACCGCAGCATCATGGGGCCGATGACCGAGAAGGGCCAGGTGGTCGGCGCCGTCCTCATCGCCATGGACGAGACCGGGCGCCGGCTCCAGGAGGAGCGCCTGCGCGAAAGCGAGGATCGCTTCCAGGCCCTGCAGAGCCACACCCCCGACGCGCTCTTCTGGTTCAAGGCCGGCGATGCGGGCGAACTGCTCCTGGAGGGCATGAACCCGGCCGCGGAAGCCCTCCTGGGGCGGCAGTCCCAGGAGGTCGCGGGCCTGCCCCTGGAGGCCTTCTGCCCACCCCGGATCGCGGAATTCTTCATCTCCCACAACCGGGAGTGCATCGCCGCCCGCAGGCCGGTGACCTTCGAGGAGGAGGTCCCGGGCTCCGCCGGCGCCCGCTTCCTCTCCACGACCCTCGTGCCCATCGGGGACGACACGGGCCGCATCCACCGCATCGTGGGCAGCTCCAGGGACATCACCCAGGAGCGCCACATGGAGGAGGCCCTGCGGCAGTCCCAGAAGCTGGAGAGCCTGGGCGTCCTGGCGGGAGGCATCGCCCACGACTTCAACAACCTCCTCACCGCCATCATGGGCAACCTCAACCTGGCCCAGCTCAAGCTGCCGGAGGTCTCCCCCGCCCTCGGGCACCTGGAGGCCGTGGAGAACACCGTCCTCAAGGCCTCGGAGCTGACCCGGCAGATGCTGGCGTATTCGGGCAAGGGGCGGTTCTCGGTCAAACCCCAGGACCTGGATTCCGTGGTGAACGAGATGGTCCACCTCCTCAAGGTGACGGTCACCAAGAGGGCCTCCCTCAACATCCACCTGGCCGGGAACCTCCCCGCCATCGAAGGGGACGCGGCCCAGATCCAGCAGGTGATCATGAACCTGGTGACCAACGCCTCGGACGCCCTGGGCGACCGGGAGGGCGTCATCCGCGTGGGCACCCGGTCCGAGGACCTGGACCAGGCGCGGATCCGCGCGGACTTCCCCGCCCAGGCCCTGGAACCCGGCCCCTTCGTGGTGCTGGAGGTGGAGGACACCGGCTGCGGAATGAGCCCCGGCGTGCTGGCGCGGATCTTCGACCCCTTCTTCACCACCAAGGTCAAGGGCCGGGGCCTGGGCCTCTCGGCCATGCTGGGGATCCTGAGGGGCCACAAGGCCGGCATCCGCATCCGGAGCCGCGAGGGTGCCGGGTCCCTGTTCCAGATCTTTTTCCCCGCCTCCCCCAGGACAGCCGCGCCCCGGCCCGCCGCCCCCGCCGAGCACGTGGGCGAGTTCTCCGGGAAGCTCCTGCTGGTGGACGACGAGGTCATCATCCTGGATTCCATCGGCCTTGCCCTGGAAACCCTTGGCTTCGAGGTGATCCAGGCCCGGGACGGCGTCGAGGCCCTGGAGCGCTTCGAAGCGGAGAAGCCCGGCCTGGTGCTCATGGACCTGACCATGCCCCGCATGGACGGCGCCACCGCCTTCGCGAGGATGCAGGCCTCGAGGCCGGAGGTGCCGGTGATCCTGAGTTCGGGCTACGACCGGCAGGCGCTGGAGGGGGTCAAGCCCGCGGCGTTCGTTCAGAAGCCGTACCGGCTGAAGGAGCTGAAGAAACTCCTGGCGGAGGTGCTGGGGCACTAG
- a CDS encoding DMT family transporter, with the protein MTDTAGKRTGGILLVVLAGCSFASIGIFNRLAAARGVGVPTALALRFALAALLLWALVPRRNSVRLPRARLGGLALMGALFVLEAGLFFVSSRRIPVALTALLLYLYPAHVMILSWAFRGERPGRGGLLALALALAGITLAIGFPAQRLDLLGVVLGLASSLGYAAYMFLGARMQRGVPALVATLWISTFAALIFLALAPFLGGIHPWMPPGAWASVAGLAILGTVLPTVLVMEGLSRITATQASIACTVEPVATALMGALLLGERLQALQLAGGALVIAAVLVLSLGDRS; encoded by the coding sequence GTGACGGACACCGCCGGCAAACGCACGGGCGGCATCCTCCTGGTCGTCCTGGCGGGGTGCAGTTTCGCATCCATCGGCATCTTCAATCGCCTGGCCGCGGCCCGGGGCGTCGGCGTCCCCACCGCCCTGGCGCTGCGCTTCGCCCTGGCGGCCCTGCTCCTGTGGGCCCTGGTGCCCAGGCGCAACAGCGTCCGTCTTCCGCGGGCCCGGCTCGGGGGCCTGGCGCTCATGGGGGCCCTGTTCGTGCTGGAGGCGGGGCTGTTCTTCGTGTCCAGCCGCCGGATCCCCGTGGCGCTGACCGCGCTGCTCCTCTACCTCTACCCGGCGCACGTGATGATCCTGAGCTGGGCCTTCCGGGGGGAGCGCCCGGGCCGGGGCGGCCTCCTGGCCCTGGCGCTCGCCCTCGCCGGGATCACCCTGGCCATCGGCTTTCCCGCCCAGCGCCTGGATCTCCTGGGCGTCGTCCTGGGCCTGGCCAGCTCCCTGGGCTACGCGGCGTACATGTTCCTGGGCGCCCGCATGCAGCGGGGGGTGCCCGCCCTGGTGGCCACGCTCTGGATCAGCACCTTCGCCGCCCTGATCTTCCTGGCGCTGGCGCCCTTCCTGGGCGGGATCCATCCGTGGATGCCCCCGGGCGCCTGGGCCAGCGTGGCCGGCCTGGCGATCCTGGGCACGGTCCTGCCCACGGTGCTGGTCATGGAGGGCCTGTCGCGCATCACCGCGACCCAGGCCTCCATCGCCTGCACCGTCGAACCCGTGGCCACGGCCCTGATGGGCGCGCTGCTCCTGGGCGAGCGCCTCCAGGCGCTCCAGCTCGCCGGCGGCGCGCTGGTCATCGCCGCCGTGCTGGTGCTTTCCCTTGGGGACAGGAGCTGA
- a CDS encoding RsmD family RNA methyltransferase, with the protein MRIIAGTLKGRRLAAPEGSLAVRPTADRAREALFSILQKWPAGPFLDLYAGTGAVGLEALSRGYAPVTLVEKAPEALACLRTNARGAEVRVLAQDVRRLAPDAFRDLAVAFADPPYEASLEAWAGLGPRVAGWLGQGGILVFEAAAGTALPPVAGLEEVETRRYGAAEFHIFRSAV; encoded by the coding sequence GTGAGGATCATCGCCGGCACCCTCAAGGGCCGCCGCCTCGCGGCCCCGGAGGGGTCCCTGGCGGTTCGTCCGACTGCCGACCGGGCCCGGGAGGCCCTCTTCTCCATCCTCCAGAAGTGGCCCGCGGGCCCCTTCCTGGACCTCTACGCCGGCACCGGCGCGGTGGGCCTGGAGGCCCTCTCCCGGGGCTACGCCCCCGTGACCCTGGTGGAGAAGGCCCCCGAGGCCCTCGCCTGCCTGCGCACCAACGCACGGGGGGCCGAGGTGCGGGTCCTGGCCCAGGATGTCAGGCGCCTGGCCCCGGACGCCTTCCGGGATCTTGCGGTGGCCTTCGCCGATCCGCCCTACGAGGCCTCCCTGGAGGCCTGGGCCGGCCTGGGACCCCGGGTGGCGGGGTGGCTGGGGCAGGGCGGCATCCTGGTCTTCGAGGCCGCCGCGGGCACGGCGCTCCCGCCGGTGGCGGGCCTGGAGGAGGTGGAGACCCGACGGTACGGGGCCGCGGAGTTCCATATCTTCCGCTCGGCAGTCTGA
- the kdsB gene encoding 3-deoxy-manno-octulosonate cytidylyltransferase, with the protein MRTLAVLPSRFQASRFPGKPLAPISGRPMIQWVWEAARDAPGVDEVVVATDDARIAAAVEGFGGRVVMTDPGLPSGTDRVAAAYAALGESFDVVLNIQGDEPAMHPDTIAGVVSLLEHNPRLPMATAACPFTNAEELFNPNNVKVVLDDSCRALYFSRSPIPYLRNSTLFLADFRPWLSPQHLEVYLRHLGIYGYRPEALRAFTALPPHPLEKLEMLEQLRALAAGMAIGVARTPHLSLGVDVPADIPAVEGLLLMRSR; encoded by the coding sequence ATGCGCACCCTCGCCGTACTCCCGTCCAGATTCCAGGCCTCCCGGTTCCCCGGCAAGCCCCTGGCCCCCATTTCCGGGCGGCCCATGATCCAGTGGGTGTGGGAGGCGGCCCGGGACGCCCCGGGCGTGGACGAGGTGGTGGTGGCCACCGACGACGCGCGCATCGCCGCGGCCGTGGAAGGCTTCGGGGGCCGGGTGGTCATGACGGACCCCGGCCTGCCCTCGGGCACGGACCGGGTGGCCGCGGCCTATGCCGCGCTGGGGGAATCCTTCGACGTGGTGCTCAACATCCAGGGAGATGAACCGGCAATGCATCCCGACACCATCGCTGGAGTCGTGAGCCTCCTGGAGCACAACCCGCGCCTGCCCATGGCCACGGCCGCCTGCCCCTTCACCAATGCGGAGGAGCTCTTCAACCCCAACAACGTCAAGGTCGTGCTGGACGATTCCTGCCGCGCGCTGTACTTCAGCCGCAGCCCCATCCCCTACCTCCGCAACAGCACCCTGTTCCTGGCGGACTTCCGCCCCTGGCTGAGCCCCCAGCACCTGGAGGTGTACCTTCGCCACCTGGGCATCTACGGCTACCGGCCCGAGGCCCTGCGCGCCTTCACCGCCCTGCCCCCCCACCCCCTGGAGAAGCTCGAGATGCTCGAGCAGCTGCGGGCCCTGGCCGCAGGCATGGCCATCGGAGTGGCCCGCACGCCGCACCTGAGCCTGGGCGTGGACGTGCCCGCGGACATCCCCGCCGTGGAAGGCCTCCTGCTCATGCGATCCCGGTGA